From Glycine max cultivar Williams 82 chromosome 11, Glycine_max_v4.0, whole genome shotgun sequence, the proteins below share one genomic window:
- the LOC100819981 gene encoding uncharacterized protein isoform X2, whose translation MASSTSPDLGGLKTQDVGEGNVKIRLYEGRVSRGPLTGTPVTFKVYPGRRAGGVVADALAANELNTHLFLQSSSKGIGQNLVLLVGGFETTTGEQWLAFRDDGKYNAADYAKLASERVSRDREGSSWNPFEQGLTTKRRQNFIIKMLQGVMKGLAYLHDHDRLHQSLGPFSVVLNTISEREGSYLIPRLRDLAFSVNVRYTELDDSGQLVEGLWRRATGAGAFTQMEKRAFGIADDIYEAGLFFAYMAFVPFCEAGVMDSLSLQRLLENTFQLDLEATREYCLADDRLVNAVEFLDLGDGAGWELLQAMLNADFRKRPTAEAVLNHRFMTGAVL comes from the exons ATGGCTTCATCAACGTCACCAG ACTTGGGAGGACTGAAGACTCAAGATGTTGGAGAAGGCAATGTCAAAATCAG GCTCTACGAAGGGAGGGTTTCTCGGGGTCCACTTACTGGAACTCCGGTAACTTTTAAG GTTTATCCTGGAAGGCGAGCTGGGGGAGTCGTGGCTGATGCACTCGCTGCAAATGAGTTGAATACACACTTGTTTCTTCAG AGCAGTTCTAAAGGTATTGGTCAGAATCTTGTGCTGCTTGTAGGTGGGTTTGAAACAACGACTGGAGAGCAG TGGCTTGCATTTCGTGATGATGGGAAATATAACGCTGCAGACTATGCAAAACTTGCAAGTGAGAGGGTATCGAGAGATCGAGAAGGGTCATCCTGGAATCCCTTTGAGCAAGGACTGACAACCAAAAGGAGacaaaattttatcataaagatGCTCCAAGGTGTCATGAAGGGTCTAGCTTACTTGCATGACCACGATAGGTTGCACCAGAGTCTAGGACCGTTTTCTGTGGTTCTCAA CACAATTTCAGAAAGAGAAGGTTCTTATTTGATTCCAAGACTCCGAGATCTAGCATTTTCTGTTAATGTCAG GTACACAGAACTAGATGATTCGGGACAACTTGTGGAGGGGCTTTGGAGAAGAGCAACAGGTGCTGGTGCATTCACACAAATGGAGAAAAGAGCTTTTGGAATAGCTGATGACAT ATATGAAGCAGGTCTTTTTTTTGCATACATGGCTTTTGTTCCATTTTGTGAGGCTGGTGTAATGGATAGCCTTTCCTTGCAA AGGCTTTTGGAGAACACTTTCCAACTTGATCTTGAAGCAACACGAGA GTATTGTCTAGCAGATGACAGATTAGTAAACGCTGTCGAGTTCCTGGATCTAGGCGATGGCGCTGGTTGGGAGTTACTTCAG GCAATGCTTAATGCTGACTTTCGAAAAAGACCAACTGCTGAGGCTGTCCTCAATCATCGGTTTATGACTGGGGCAGTCCTTTGA
- the LOC100819981 gene encoding uncharacterized protein isoform X1: protein MVVVVPLDWLSFQHCLRNRTTHLPLSSRFTTTTTTSLCFHSPIIQAKLPFFTNSDSFQVGRPIGTYGFINVTSYSAFPSGPGTDYSLEDLGGLKTQDVGEGNVKIRLYEGRVSRGPLTGTPVTFKVYPGRRAGGVVADALAANELNTHLFLQSSSKGIGQNLVLLVGGFETTTGEQWLAFRDDGKYNAADYAKLASERVSRDREGSSWNPFEQGLTTKRRQNFIIKMLQGVMKGLAYLHDHDRLHQSLGPFSVVLNTISEREGSYLIPRLRDLAFSVNVRYTELDDSGQLVEGLWRRATGAGAFTQMEKRAFGIADDIYEAGLFFAYMAFVPFCEAGVMDSLSLQRLLENTFQLDLEATREYCLADDRLVNAVEFLDLGDGAGWELLQAMLNADFRKRPTAEAVLNHRFMTGAVL from the exons ATGGTTGTGGTGGTTCCTCTTGATTGGCTCTCTTTTCAGCATTGTCTTCGCAATCGCACAACCCATTTGCCCCTCTCCTCCAgattcaccaccaccaccaccacctctctCTGCTTCCACTCTCCCATAATTCAAGCCAAGTTGCCTTTTTTCACCAATTCCGACTCCTTTCAAGTGGGTCGACCCATTGGCACTTATGGCTTCATCAACGTCACCAG CTACTCTGCCTTTCCCTCTGGGCCTGGCACTGACTATTCTCTTGAAGACTTGGGAGGACTGAAGACTCAAGATGTTGGAGAAGGCAATGTCAAAATCAG GCTCTACGAAGGGAGGGTTTCTCGGGGTCCACTTACTGGAACTCCGGTAACTTTTAAG GTTTATCCTGGAAGGCGAGCTGGGGGAGTCGTGGCTGATGCACTCGCTGCAAATGAGTTGAATACACACTTGTTTCTTCAG AGCAGTTCTAAAGGTATTGGTCAGAATCTTGTGCTGCTTGTAGGTGGGTTTGAAACAACGACTGGAGAGCAG TGGCTTGCATTTCGTGATGATGGGAAATATAACGCTGCAGACTATGCAAAACTTGCAAGTGAGAGGGTATCGAGAGATCGAGAAGGGTCATCCTGGAATCCCTTTGAGCAAGGACTGACAACCAAAAGGAGacaaaattttatcataaagatGCTCCAAGGTGTCATGAAGGGTCTAGCTTACTTGCATGACCACGATAGGTTGCACCAGAGTCTAGGACCGTTTTCTGTGGTTCTCAA CACAATTTCAGAAAGAGAAGGTTCTTATTTGATTCCAAGACTCCGAGATCTAGCATTTTCTGTTAATGTCAG GTACACAGAACTAGATGATTCGGGACAACTTGTGGAGGGGCTTTGGAGAAGAGCAACAGGTGCTGGTGCATTCACACAAATGGAGAAAAGAGCTTTTGGAATAGCTGATGACAT ATATGAAGCAGGTCTTTTTTTTGCATACATGGCTTTTGTTCCATTTTGTGAGGCTGGTGTAATGGATAGCCTTTCCTTGCAA AGGCTTTTGGAGAACACTTTCCAACTTGATCTTGAAGCAACACGAGA GTATTGTCTAGCAGATGACAGATTAGTAAACGCTGTCGAGTTCCTGGATCTAGGCGATGGCGCTGGTTGGGAGTTACTTCAG GCAATGCTTAATGCTGACTTTCGAAAAAGACCAACTGCTGAGGCTGTCCTCAATCATCGGTTTATGACTGGGGCAGTCCTTTGA
- the HSF-24 gene encoding heat stress transcription factor A-1b, which translates to MEGASRNGSVCVAPFLSKTYDMVDDPSTDSVVSWGKNNNTFVVWNVPQFTTDILPKHFKHNNFSSFVRQLNTYGFRKVDPDRWEFANEGFLRGEKQLLKSISRRKSAHVNGSQQPSQVHKSAVRACVEVGKFGFEEEVERLKRDKNVLMQELVRLRQKQQGTDNQLKNVGQRVQSMEQRQQQMMSFLAKAMQSPCFIAQFVQQQNESSKHIPGSNKKRRLQRQEEDSLATKDLHSSLEGHTVKYQSSINEAAKALFLQILQINNSTTQSSIKSPDVFLIDDVPSAIASDSSSSSTQVSNVMVPPISELTSMEVGSQFPLNCMPSNISELQSSPAVLGFCRNQGMETESSLLNHDLNVMGADTRNMGEIDMMSTVLDEADEANHFSPDTDGISKLPEISDEFWELLLRPSPLTEGTEETKCSSLGCGLTDDQGLPSEMENKQENFDKILHVDHLTQQMGLHALDY; encoded by the exons ATGGAGGGAGCATCGAGGAATGGTAGTGTTTGTGTGGCACCGTTTCTGAGCAAGACATACGACATGGTCGATGATCCTTCCACCGACTCGGTGGTGTCGTGGGGCAAAAACAACAACACCTTCGTTGTTTGGAACGTTCCCCAATTCACCACAGACATCTTGCCCAAACATTTTAAGCACAACAACTTCTCCAGCTTCGTCAGACAGTTGAATACTTAT GGTTTCAGAAAGGTTGACCCAGATCGATGGGAATTTGCAAATGAAGGATTTTTAAGAGGTgaaaaacaacttttaaaaagtatcAGTAGGCGGAAATCTGCTCATGTAAATGGTAGTCAACAACCATCTCAAGTGCATAAATCAGCTGTTAGAGCATGTGTTGAAGTGGGGAAATTTGGGTTTGAGGAAGAGGTGGAAAGACTGAAAAGGGATAAGAATGTTCTTATGCAGGAACTTGTTAGGTTGAGACAGAAACAGCAAGGGACTGATAACCAATTGAAAAATGTTGGGCAACGTGTGCAGTCAATGGAGCAGCGTCAGCAGCAAATGATGTCATTCCTGGCAAAGGCTATGCAGAGCCCATGCTTCATAGCTCAATTTGTTCAGCAGCAGAATGAAAGTAGTAAACATATCCCTGGGAGCAATAAAAAGAGGAGGCTCCAGCGACAAGAAGAAGATAGTTTAGCCACCAAGGATCTCCATAGTTCTCTTGAAGGACACACTGTCAAGTATCAGAGTTCCATAAATGAGGCTGCAAAAGCATTATTTCTCCAGATATTGCAAATAAACAATTCTACAACACAATCATCAATTAAGAGCCCTGATGTTTTCCTTATTGATGATGTTCCTTCTGCCATTGCATCAGATAGCAGTAGTTCATCCACTCAGGTTTCTAATGTGATGGTTCCACCTATATCTGAGCTGACATCTATGGAAGTAGGATCACAGTTTCCTCTCAATTGTATGCCCAGTAACATATCTGAGTTGCAGTCTTCGCCTGCTGTTTTGGGTTTCTGTAGAAATCAAGGGATGGAGACAGAAAGCAGTTTATTGAATCATGATCTGAATGTTATGGGGGCTGATACTAGGAACATGGGGGAGATAGATATGATGTCAACTGTTTTAGATGAGGCAGATGAAGCTAATCATTTTTCACCTGACACAGATGGAATTTCTAAACTCCCAGAAATCAGTGATGAATTCTGGGAACTTCTTTTAAGGCCAAGCCCACTTACAGAAGGCACAGAGGAAACTAAATGTAGCTCTCTAGGATGTGGTTTGACTGATGATCAGGGTTTGCCTTCAGAAATGGAAAATAAGCAGGAAAATTTTGATAAGATACTACATGTTGACCATCTTACTCAACAGATGGGACTACATGCATTGGATTACTAA
- the LOC100780965 gene encoding DNA-directed RNA polymerase III subunit RPC5, translating to MDFDDLEEAPIKATSRVSKFAPKSSKLKPKPKSEPAPPKPEPQPPISKPEPQEFVAATVKKNEDDGVETVPPTHTKPELDATVKMEEAEDEPESVRDDPIDEDIPEEDTVVREIDVFFSPSVDAQTQLYVFQYPLRPSWRPYDLDEQCEEVRLKTKTSEVEIDLSIDLDSDHIDKEFATKYNITKQTLSTTWKPSHANGCAVGLLMGDKLHLHPVHAVVQLRPTLQHLNSGGSKRKNAASTGANATVKIEGSNEEKSVATSKKQNKQTGPSIIEQKSDGDECWVPLKYHSCKSDISSRYLQQMVTQESSPINFTMRAYDYVTALCPGGSSNNLPKGLSKRYLLSLPVEERLKKMLEDRPLHRFSAIKHFAPEYSENELLGFLQQHAILVWGLWTAKSSLLYPDGGVETLARDYSLLLFSKSLKVQFSDVSIRGGELVNRVRNCLKIFGVERNDLDKSTGKPNPYWKFRELPDESFKKLYPDIVEKQEELFKGLEKQLSGFSSNVGKRKIGKNAVANQGVNTEVHKSESSDQRVTSLGRVPPAKMTMSNETRHALPIALKKLFQTHKVCSFKLICEGLREMAVSKAMLSKGDSKMAVDAAHSLDGPHNELMAVISEVACEINGSYVLKSSPDDPFRDVVIDMLCGSGPNAKLKKAEILEAARRKLGREVASNEYTKVMSELCVSKGSVWVLKSGDGSK from the exons atGGACTTTGACGACTTAGAAGAAGCGCCGATAAAGGCCACGTCTCGAGTCTCCAAGTTCGCGCCAAAATCATCAAAGCTCAAACCTAAACCAAAATCAGAACCTGCCCCCCCCAAACCTGAACCCCAACCACCCATCTCCAAACCAGAGCCTCAGGAATTCGTTGCAGCAACTGTCAAAAAGAATGAAGATGATGGCGTCGAAACAGTGCCACCAACTCATACGAAACCCGAACTCGACGCCACTGTCAAAATGGAGGAGGCCGAAGACGAACCAGAATCAGTTCGAGACGATCCCATAGACGAAGATATCCCTGAAGAAGACACAGTTGTGCGCGAAATTGATGTCTTCTTCTCTCCTTCTGTCGATGCCCAGACTCAG CTATACGTCTTTCAGTATCCCTTGAGACCTTCTTGGCGACCGTACGATTTGGATGAACAATGCGAAGAG GTAAGGTTGAAGACTAAAACTTCAGAAGTGGAGATTGATTTATCCATTGATCTTGACTCGGACCATATTGACAAAGAGTTTGCCACCAAATACAACATCACAAAGCAG ACTTTATCAACTACGTGGAAGCCATCTCATGCAAATGGATGTGCTGTTGGGCTTCTTATGGGTGATAAG TTACACCTGCATCCAGTTCATGCAGTTGTGCAGCTCCGACCAACATTACAACATCTTAATTCTGGTGGTTCAAAACGGAAGAACGCTGCCTCCACTGGAGCAAATGCTACTGTCAAAATTGAGGGCTCAAATGAAGAGAAGTCTGTTGCTACATCAAAGAAGCAG AATAAGCAGACAGGACCTTCTATTATTGAGCAAAAGAGTGATGGTGATGAG TGCTGGGTTCCTCTAAAGTACCATAGCTGCAAGAGTGATATATCCTCTAGATATTTGCAGCAAATGGTGACACAAGAAAGTTCTCCTATAAACTTCACAATGAGAGC GTATGATTATGTTACTGCACTGTGTCCTGGTGGGAGCAGCAACAATTTACCAAAAGGTCTTTCTAAAAG GTATCTTCTATCATTGCCCGTGGAAGAGCGTCTTAAGAAAATGCTTGAG GATCGTCCACTTCATCGTTTCAGTGCTATTAAGCACTTTGCTCCAGAATATTCCGAGAATGAACTTCTAGGATTCCTGCAGCAGCATGCAATATTGGTGTGGGGACTATGGACTGCAAAAAGTTCATTGCTATATCCTGATGGTGGTGTGGAAACTTTGGCCAGAGATTATTCCCTACTATTGTTTAGCAAGAGTTTGAAAGTTCAGTTTTCTGATGTGAGTATTCGAGGAGGTGAACTTGTTAATCGTGTGAGAAACTGCCTGAAGATATTTGGCGTGGAAAGAAATGATCTTGATAAATCTACTGGAAAACCAAATCCTTACTGGAAGTTCAGAGAGCTTCCTGACGAGTCATTCAAAAAACTCTATCCAGATATTGTTGAAAAACAGGAAGAACTTTTCAAAGGTTTGGAAAAACAGTTATCTGGTTTTTCTTCGAATGTTGGAAAACGTAAAATTGGTAAAAATGCTGTAGCAAACCAAGGTGTGAACACTGAGGTTCATAAATCAGAAAGTTCAGATCAACGGGTAACAAGTCTGGGCAGAGTGCCTCCTGCGAAAATGACCATGTCAAATGAAACCCGACATGCTCTGCCAATTGCCCTGAAGAAACTTTTTCAGACTCACAAAGTTTGCAG CTTCAAATTGATATGCGAAGGATTGCGCGAAATGGCAGTTTCCAAAGCTATGCTTTCAAAGGGAGATTCTAAAATGGCTGTGGATGCAGCTCACAGTCTTGATGGTCCCCATAATGAGTTGATGGCTGTCATAAGTGAAGTTGCATGCGAAATCAATGGTTCTTATGTGCTGAAGTCATCACCCGATGATCCATTCAG GGATGTTGTAATTGATATGCTTTGTGGAAGTGGACCCAATGCCAAGCTGAAGAAGGCTGAGATACTTGAAGCTGCCAGAAGAAAACTCGGTAGGGAGGTCGCTAGCAATGAATATACCAAg GTCATGAGCGAGTTATGTGTGTCAAAAGGTTCTGTTTGGGTCTTGAAAAGCGGTGATGGAAGTAAGTAA